In one Flammeovirga yaeyamensis genomic region, the following are encoded:
- a CDS encoding RagB/SusD family nutrient uptake outer membrane protein, protein MKKILIALIAFIGINSGCSNLDLLPHDDLVDDSFWQSEEDLQMAVNGCYQFSDGRQADIFWVAQQDRNLDHQLDLVNGGMSGSEGICFGTANAGNSYVSIVWGNIYKGLRRCNNYYEKTQEAIETGKVEMSDNIKHMNGQVRIIRAAQYFKLASFWGDVPMPLKTLSRDEANTILQTSQSEIFEFVESELLTAAEELEGFSSTVNAYQSTAAYAYLVRLYMMQKEWSKVETMARKIFDSGKHALYTTGNPSLDYWDLFTPKANNNTEAIVAHNFTNNTWDYSHNTFEVTSMWELAVPSLRLTDLYWNDKGQVIKWVDQDNNVLTPRFKEDEILSAAYGEEVRVIQDGVIYTYPDDVDEHIGQFEVLEANRDPRYGQTFAPFNGWDGAFWSSGNRYSSNFMRTIFIKGYDDENEINYYNNNQMHVIRLAEIYLSLAEALNEQGRPGEAVQYVNMIRDRVGMVHAPTSSVEATRELIRRERQIEFCHESVLYFDYLRWDALDGTSKNFWEETTRRDYAPGASTNFPEGYTSRDLDPSIAIEAEKIAEGHNRVVQIFNRNSNNAVGKIWNPRNHKWPIPQSEVQINTNLIQNPGY, encoded by the coding sequence ATGAAAAAGATATTAATCGCGTTAATCGCATTTATTGGAATAAATTCGGGATGTTCTAATTTGGATCTACTCCCACACGATGATCTTGTAGATGATTCTTTCTGGCAGTCAGAAGAAGATTTACAAATGGCAGTAAACGGATGCTATCAATTTAGTGATGGTAGACAAGCAGATATTTTCTGGGTAGCTCAACAAGATAGAAATCTAGATCATCAGTTGGATCTTGTAAATGGAGGTATGAGTGGTTCGGAAGGTATTTGCTTCGGAACTGCGAATGCCGGTAATTCTTATGTGAGTATTGTTTGGGGAAACATTTATAAAGGCTTACGTCGTTGTAATAACTATTACGAAAAAACGCAAGAGGCTATAGAAACTGGTAAAGTTGAAATGTCTGATAACATTAAGCACATGAATGGTCAAGTGAGAATTATCAGAGCAGCTCAATACTTTAAATTGGCAAGTTTCTGGGGAGATGTACCAATGCCATTAAAAACGTTATCAAGAGATGAGGCGAATACAATTCTTCAAACTTCTCAATCGGAAATTTTCGAATTTGTAGAATCAGAATTATTAACTGCCGCAGAAGAGTTAGAAGGTTTCTCAAGTACAGTAAACGCTTATCAATCAACTGCCGCTTATGCTTACCTAGTTCGTTTGTATATGATGCAAAAGGAATGGTCTAAAGTGGAGACAATGGCAAGAAAGATCTTTGATTCTGGTAAACACGCTTTATATACAACAGGAAATCCATCTTTAGATTATTGGGATCTTTTCACTCCAAAAGCGAATAACAATACAGAAGCAATTGTAGCACACAACTTCACAAATAACACTTGGGATTACTCGCATAATACTTTCGAAGTAACTTCAATGTGGGAGTTAGCGGTACCTTCATTACGTTTAACTGATCTTTACTGGAATGATAAAGGACAGGTGATTAAGTGGGTAGACCAAGACAATAATGTTTTAACGCCAAGATTTAAAGAAGACGAGATCTTATCTGCAGCTTATGGTGAGGAAGTACGTGTGATTCAAGACGGTGTAATTTATACTTATCCAGATGATGTAGATGAGCATATTGGTCAGTTTGAAGTGTTAGAAGCCAACAGAGATCCTCGTTATGGACAAACGTTCGCTCCGTTTAACGGATGGGATGGTGCATTCTGGAGCTCAGGAAATAGATACTCTTCGAACTTCATGAGAACAATCTTTATTAAAGGTTATGATGATGAAAACGAGATCAATTACTATAACAATAACCAAATGCACGTGATTCGTTTAGCTGAAATCTACCTTTCATTGGCAGAAGCATTAAACGAACAAGGTAGACCAGGAGAAGCTGTTCAGTATGTAAACATGATCAGAGACCGTGTTGGAATGGTACATGCTCCAACTTCTAGTGTGGAAGCGACTAGAGAGTTAATTCGTAGAGAAAGACAAATCGAGTTCTGTCACGAAAGCGTACTTTACTTCGATTACTTAAGATGGGATGCTTTGGATGGTACATCGAAAAACTTCTGGGAAGAAACAACAAGAAGAGACTATGCACCGGGTGCATCGACGAACTTCCCTGAAGGATATACTTCAAGAGATTTAGATCCAAGTATTGCCATTGAAGCAGAAAAGATTGCTGAAGGACACAACAGAGTTGTTCAAATCTTTAATAGAAATTCTAATAACGCAGTAGGTAAAATCTGGAACCCAAGAAATCACAAGTGGCCAATTCCACAAAGTGAGGTACAGATCAATACAAACCTAATTCAGAACCCAGGTTACTAG